A stretch of Gossypium hirsutum isolate 1008001.06 chromosome A06, Gossypium_hirsutum_v2.1, whole genome shotgun sequence DNA encodes these proteins:
- the LOC107962966 gene encoding ras-related protein RABA1f has protein sequence MGAYRADDDYDYLFKVVLIGDSDVGKSNLLSRFTKNEFSLESKSTIGVEFATRSITIEDKVVKAQIWDTAGQERYRAVTSAYYRGAVGALLVYDATRHVTFENIERWLKELRDHTDGSIVIMLLGNKSDLRHLRAVLTEDAKAFAEEEKTYFMETSALESLNVESAFTEVLTQIYHVVSKKALEGGNIQATLPKGQMINVGSKDDVSAIKKGGCC, from the exons ATGGGAGCTTACAGAGCTGATGATGACTATGATTACTTGTTTAAGGTTGTCCTGATCGGTGACTCTGATGTTGGGAAATCCAACCTTTTGTCTAGATTTACCAAAAACGAGTTTAGCCTTGAATCCAAGTCTACTATTGGGGTTGAGTTTGCCACTCGTAGCATTACTATCGAGGATAAGGTTGTCAAAGCTCAGATTTGGGACACCGCTGGCCAAGAAAG ATATCGTGCTGTCACCAGTGCATACTACCGTGGGGCTGTTGGTGCTTTACTAGTCTACGATGCCACCCGCCATGTTACCTTTGAGAACATAGAAAGGTGGCTCAAGGAACTTAGAGATCACACCGATGGCAGCATTGTGATTATGCTGCTCGGGAACAAGTCGGACTTGCGTCACTTGCGAGCAGTTTTGACCGAAGATGCCAAAGCTTTCGCCGAAGAAGAGAAAACTTATTTCATGGAAACATCCGCACTGGAGTCTCTCAATGTTGAGAGTGCATTCACTGAAGTGCTGACACAGATTTATCATGTTGTAAGCAAGAAAGCTCTTGAAGGTGGAAACATCCAAGCAACTTTGCCAAAAGGCCAAATGATCAATGTCGGATCGAAAGATGATGTATCAGCCATAAAGAAAGGTGGATGTTGCTAG